DNA from Terriglobales bacterium:
TTGCAAAGCAAGAGGGCAGGAGCAGTTCACTTTGCAAACTACAAATTACAAATCGTACTTCAGCCGGTCAGGGCCTTGGCCCCCTTGTCCTGCGACATGAAGAGCTCCGCCAGTTCCAGGTCCGCCGGGGTGGTGATCTTGATGTTGCGGGGCGAGCCCATGACCACGGCGACCTCATGTCCGGAGCGCTCGACCAGCGAGGCCTCGTCGGTGCCGGTGAAGCCGTCGGCCAGTGCCTCGTCGAATGCCTTCTTGATGACCTGGTAGCGGAAGCCCTGGGGCGTCTGCGCCATGACCACGCGCTCCCGGGGGATGGTGCTGGTGACGATGGCGCCCTCGGCGGTGCGGTCCACCTGCTTGACCGTGTCCATCGCGGGCAGGCCGGCGATGGCCGCGCCGTACTTCTGCGCCGCCTGGATGACGTTGCCGATGATGTCGGAATCCACGAAGGGGCGGACGGCATCGTGCACCAGGACGATGTCGTCGGGCGCGGCCTGGACAGCGGCCAAGGCGTTGGCCACTGATTCCTGGCGGTGCTCGCCGCCCTCGACCACGCGCAGCCGCTTGCTCCCGGCTTCCGTCTTCAGCCGCTCTTCGGTGTGGGACATCTCCGGCTTGCGCAGGGCGACGCAGATCTCTGTGACCTGCGGGACGGCGACGAACTTCCGCACCGTATGCACCAGGATGGGCACGCCGCCGATCTCGGTGAACTGCTTGGCGGCGCGCTGTCCCTTGGCGGGGCCCACCATGCGCGTCCCCAGTCCGGC
Protein-coding regions in this window:
- the ispD gene encoding 2-C-methyl-D-erythritol 4-phosphate cytidylyltransferase, which produces MKVIVIIPAAGLGTRMVGPAKGQRAAKQFTEIGGVPILVHTVRKFVAVPQVTEICVALRKPEMSHTEERLKTEAGSKRLRVVEGGEHRQESVANALAAVQAAPDDIVLVHDAVRPFVDSDIIGNVIQAAQKYGAAIAGLPAMDTVKQVDRTAEGAIVTSTIPRERVVMAQTPQGFRYQVIKKAFDEALADGFTGTDEASLVERSGHEVAVVMGSPRNIKITTPADLELAELFMSQDKGAKALTG